Proteins from a single region of Carassius carassius chromosome 37, fCarCar2.1, whole genome shotgun sequence:
- the rapgef3 gene encoding rap guanine nucleotide exchange factor 3 isoform X3 codes for MCSEDMLLRSSLHSSLEKTPLPEAVDTQDTIKQFLSDRILKAARVVYSTLMERNPGLIRDRKHHLKTYRQCCSGKELVDWLMKLNDCFQSRSQAVGMWQVLVDEGILSHVKQEFNFHDKDTQFYRFMEAEFDLNHTSNDKDSKDEELQESLALLIQMGPDALLTMILRKCPSQRTPEELEVIYEELLHVKAVAHLSTSVRKELAAVLVFESHAKAGTVLFSQGDKGTSWYIIWRGSVNVITHGKGLVTTLHEGEDFGQLALVNDAPRSATIILREDNCHFLRVDKLDFIRILKDVEANTVRLEEHGKVVLVLEKSSAQDSTYQGGSASSNKYTVMSGTPEKILEHMLETIKLETNGTDFIEPSVTDFLLTHPVFMPYSQLCAALQHHYQAEPSEGTDLEKAAYALNTKQKVVKLVAHWVALYGLLLRDNPVASEFLENFREGVMADTRLSSILREQLRDRRKTKITENGCHTLTKLNQKFDWFSAHEEPVGKLRSIKAQDKVLYEIFKADLKAVTVMLPVDASVSDILTTLVDPERDYVLVKMNSSGDRVQLKLETTAVSASLGVNEKLFFCTASKVEQLTPVKEQLGPEKSTMDTLEQMCSKDMASQHTSYDWELFMAMHEVELVYFVFGREKFPGATTANLERFVRRFNEVQYWVVTEMCLCKDLVKRAILLKKFIKMAVVLKEQKNLNLFFAVMFGLSNSAVQRLNKTWERLPNKTKRIYCAYERLMDPSRNHRAYRLTVAKLSPPYIPFMPLLLKDMTFIHEGNKNYTDKLVNFEKMRMIARTLKTVRECRSQPYVPSSPQKGLTERMFLDAQVIRLSTYSDQSLTLRNAVNIRQYIQNLKVIDNQKILTLLSRAIER; via the exons TTTTTATCCGATCGGATCCTGAAGGCTGCGCGAGTGGTTTACAGCACTCTGATGGAGCGTAACCCAGGCCTGATAAGAGACAGAAAACACCATCTTAAGACCTACAG ACAGTGCTGCAGTGGGAAGGAACTTGTGGATTGGCTAATGAAACTCAATGATTGCTTCCAGTCACGGAGTCAGGCAGTCGGAATGTGGCAAGTTTTGGTAGATGAGGGCATTCTGAGTCATG TGAAACAGGAGTTTAACTTCCATGACAAAGACACACAGTTTTACCGCTTCATGGAGGCAGAGTTTGACCTTAATCACACAAGCAACGATAAAGACTCCAAAGATGAAGAACTCCAAGAGAGTTTAGCGCTCCTGATCCAGATGGGTCCAGATGCTCTTCTGACTATGATACTGCGTAAATG CCCAAGCCAGAGAACTCCAGAGGAACTGGAAGTTATTTATGAAGAACTTCTGCACGTCAAAGCTGTGGCCCACTTGTCTACATCT GTTCGGAAGGAGCTGGCAGCAGTGCTGGTTTTTGAAAGCCATGCCAAGGCGGGAACAGTCT TATTCAGTCAGGGGGACAAAGGGACTTCCTGGTACATCATCTGGAGAGGCTCTGTTAATGTCATCACACACGGCAAG GGCTTGGTGACCACGCTCCATGAAGGAGAAGACTTTGGGCAGCTGGCCTTGGTGAACGACGCCCCTCGTTCTGCCACCATCATCCTGAGAGAGGACAACTGCCACTTCCTGCGGGTGGACAAGCTGGACTTTATACGTATCCTAAAg GATGTCGAGGCCAACACCGTCCGCCTGGAGGAACACGGTAAAGTGGTTCTTGTTCTTGAGAAGAGCTCTGCGCAGGACTCCACCTATCAGGGAGGATCAGCAAGCAGCAACAA GTACACAGTAATGTCAGGAACGCCAGAGAAGATCCTAGAACACATGCTGGAGACGATTAAACTGGAAACCAATGGCACTGATTTTATAG AACCCAGTGTGACTGACTTCCTCTTAACACATCCAGTCTTCATGCCCTACAGCCAGCTCTGTGCAGCCCTCCAGCATCA CTACCAAGCGGAGCCATCAGAAGGTACAGACCTGGAGAAGGCAGCGTATGCTCTCAACACCAAGCAGAAGGTTGTGAAACTGGTGGCTCACTGGGTGGCTCTGTACGGTCTGCTCCTGAGGGACAATCCTGTGGCCTCCGAATTCCTGGAG AACTTCAGGGAAGGGGTGATGGCTGACACGAGACTTTCCAGCATTCTCAGAGAACAGCTGAGAGACAGAAGAAAGACAAAAAT AACCGAAAATGGATGTCACACTCTGACGAAG CTGAACCAAAAGTTTGATTGGTTTTCTGCTCACGAAGAGCCGGTGGGGAAATTACGGTCGATTAAAGCTCAAGATAAAG TGTTATATGAGATCTTTAAAGCGGATCTTAAGGCTGTCACTGTGATGCTGCCGGTCGATGCTTCAGTGAGCGACATCTTGACTACATTAGTGGATCCTGAGAGAGACTATGTGCTGGTCAAGATGAATTCCTCAGGAG ACAGGGTCCAGCTCAAGTTGGAGACCACGGCGGTCTCTGCCTCTTTAGGAGTGAATGAGAAGCTTTTTTTCTGCACTGCCAGCAAAGTGGAACAACTG ACACCGGTGAAAGAGCAGCTGGGGCCAGAGAAGAGCACcatggacactctggagcagatGTGCTCCAAGGACATGGCCAGCCAGCACACCAGCTACGACTGGGAGCTCTTCATGGCCATGCATGAG GTGGAGTTGGTCTACTTCGTTTTCGGACGGGAGAAGTTCCCTGGAGCCACGACGGCTAATCTTGAACGGTTTGTGCGTCGCTTCAATGAGGTTCAGTACTGGGTGGTGACGGAGATGTGTCTCTGTAAGGACCTGGTCAAGAGAGCCATACTACTCAAGAAGTTCATCAAGATGGCTGTTGT TCTTAAAGAGCAGAAGAACCTGAACTTGTTTTTCGCAGTGATGTTCGGGCTCAGTAACAGCGCTGTACAAAGGCTCAATAAAACATGGGAG AGACTTCCAAATAAAACCAAGAGGATCTACTGTGCATATGAAAGACTGATG GATCCATCCCGTAACCACAGGGCCTACAGACTGACTGTAGCCAAACTCAGCCCTCCATATATCCCCTTCATGCCTCTACTGCTTAAAG ATATGACATTTATTCATGAGGGAAACAAGAACTACACTGATAAACTGGTCAACTTTGAGAAAATG cGCATGATTGCCAGAACATTGAAGACAGTTCGAGAGTGTCGAAGTCAACCTTACG TGCCTTCATCTCCGCAGAAAGGCTTGACAGAGAGAATGTTCTTGGATGCCCAAGTTATCCGACTATCAACAT ATTCAGACCAGTCCCTGACCCTGCGCAATGCAGTCAACATAAGACAGTACATCCAGAACCTCAAAGTGATTGACAATCAGAAGATACTGACTCTACTTTCCAGAGCCATAGAGCGCTGA
- the rapgef3 gene encoding rap guanine nucleotide exchange factor 3 isoform X1 — protein MEDIHVRMLSFFKQILSAKKKNRFEAPRIMCSEDMLLRSSLHSSLEKTPLPEAVDTQDTIKQFLSDRILKAARVVYSTLMERNPGLIRDRKHHLKTYRQCCSGKELVDWLMKLNDCFQSRSQAVGMWQVLVDEGILSHVKQEFNFHDKDTQFYRFMEAEFDLNHTSNDKDSKDEELQESLALLIQMGPDALLTMILRKCPSQRTPEELEVIYEELLHVKAVAHLSTSVRKELAAVLVFESHAKAGTVLFSQGDKGTSWYIIWRGSVNVITHGKGLVTTLHEGEDFGQLALVNDAPRSATIILREDNCHFLRVDKLDFIRILKDVEANTVRLEEHGKVVLVLEKSSAQDSTYQGGSASSNKYTVMSGTPEKILEHMLETIKLETNGTDFIEPSVTDFLLTHPVFMPYSQLCAALQHHYQAEPSEGTDLEKAAYALNTKQKVVKLVAHWVALYGLLLRDNPVASEFLENFREGVMADTRLSSILREQLRDRRKTKITENGCHTLTKLNQKFDWFSAHEEPVGKLRSIKAQDKVLYEIFKADLKAVTVMLPVDASVSDILTTLVDPERDYVLVKMNSSGDRVQLKLETTAVSASLGVNEKLFFCTASKVEQLTPVKEQLGPEKSTMDTLEQMCSKDMASQHTSYDWELFMAMHEVELVYFVFGREKFPGATTANLERFVRRFNEVQYWVVTEMCLCKDLVKRAILLKKFIKMAVVLKEQKNLNLFFAVMFGLSNSAVQRLNKTWERLPNKTKRIYCAYERLMDPSRNHRAYRLTVAKLSPPYIPFMPLLLKDMTFIHEGNKNYTDKLVNFEKMRMIARTLKTVRECRSQPYVPSSPQKGLTERMFLDAQVIRLSTYSDQSLTLRNAVNIRQYIQNLKVIDNQKILTLLSRAIER, from the exons TTTTTATCCGATCGGATCCTGAAGGCTGCGCGAGTGGTTTACAGCACTCTGATGGAGCGTAACCCAGGCCTGATAAGAGACAGAAAACACCATCTTAAGACCTACAG ACAGTGCTGCAGTGGGAAGGAACTTGTGGATTGGCTAATGAAACTCAATGATTGCTTCCAGTCACGGAGTCAGGCAGTCGGAATGTGGCAAGTTTTGGTAGATGAGGGCATTCTGAGTCATG TGAAACAGGAGTTTAACTTCCATGACAAAGACACACAGTTTTACCGCTTCATGGAGGCAGAGTTTGACCTTAATCACACAAGCAACGATAAAGACTCCAAAGATGAAGAACTCCAAGAGAGTTTAGCGCTCCTGATCCAGATGGGTCCAGATGCTCTTCTGACTATGATACTGCGTAAATG CCCAAGCCAGAGAACTCCAGAGGAACTGGAAGTTATTTATGAAGAACTTCTGCACGTCAAAGCTGTGGCCCACTTGTCTACATCT GTTCGGAAGGAGCTGGCAGCAGTGCTGGTTTTTGAAAGCCATGCCAAGGCGGGAACAGTCT TATTCAGTCAGGGGGACAAAGGGACTTCCTGGTACATCATCTGGAGAGGCTCTGTTAATGTCATCACACACGGCAAG GGCTTGGTGACCACGCTCCATGAAGGAGAAGACTTTGGGCAGCTGGCCTTGGTGAACGACGCCCCTCGTTCTGCCACCATCATCCTGAGAGAGGACAACTGCCACTTCCTGCGGGTGGACAAGCTGGACTTTATACGTATCCTAAAg GATGTCGAGGCCAACACCGTCCGCCTGGAGGAACACGGTAAAGTGGTTCTTGTTCTTGAGAAGAGCTCTGCGCAGGACTCCACCTATCAGGGAGGATCAGCAAGCAGCAACAA GTACACAGTAATGTCAGGAACGCCAGAGAAGATCCTAGAACACATGCTGGAGACGATTAAACTGGAAACCAATGGCACTGATTTTATAG AACCCAGTGTGACTGACTTCCTCTTAACACATCCAGTCTTCATGCCCTACAGCCAGCTCTGTGCAGCCCTCCAGCATCA CTACCAAGCGGAGCCATCAGAAGGTACAGACCTGGAGAAGGCAGCGTATGCTCTCAACACCAAGCAGAAGGTTGTGAAACTGGTGGCTCACTGGGTGGCTCTGTACGGTCTGCTCCTGAGGGACAATCCTGTGGCCTCCGAATTCCTGGAG AACTTCAGGGAAGGGGTGATGGCTGACACGAGACTTTCCAGCATTCTCAGAGAACAGCTGAGAGACAGAAGAAAGACAAAAAT AACCGAAAATGGATGTCACACTCTGACGAAG CTGAACCAAAAGTTTGATTGGTTTTCTGCTCACGAAGAGCCGGTGGGGAAATTACGGTCGATTAAAGCTCAAGATAAAG TGTTATATGAGATCTTTAAAGCGGATCTTAAGGCTGTCACTGTGATGCTGCCGGTCGATGCTTCAGTGAGCGACATCTTGACTACATTAGTGGATCCTGAGAGAGACTATGTGCTGGTCAAGATGAATTCCTCAGGAG ACAGGGTCCAGCTCAAGTTGGAGACCACGGCGGTCTCTGCCTCTTTAGGAGTGAATGAGAAGCTTTTTTTCTGCACTGCCAGCAAAGTGGAACAACTG ACACCGGTGAAAGAGCAGCTGGGGCCAGAGAAGAGCACcatggacactctggagcagatGTGCTCCAAGGACATGGCCAGCCAGCACACCAGCTACGACTGGGAGCTCTTCATGGCCATGCATGAG GTGGAGTTGGTCTACTTCGTTTTCGGACGGGAGAAGTTCCCTGGAGCCACGACGGCTAATCTTGAACGGTTTGTGCGTCGCTTCAATGAGGTTCAGTACTGGGTGGTGACGGAGATGTGTCTCTGTAAGGACCTGGTCAAGAGAGCCATACTACTCAAGAAGTTCATCAAGATGGCTGTTGT TCTTAAAGAGCAGAAGAACCTGAACTTGTTTTTCGCAGTGATGTTCGGGCTCAGTAACAGCGCTGTACAAAGGCTCAATAAAACATGGGAG AGACTTCCAAATAAAACCAAGAGGATCTACTGTGCATATGAAAGACTGATG GATCCATCCCGTAACCACAGGGCCTACAGACTGACTGTAGCCAAACTCAGCCCTCCATATATCCCCTTCATGCCTCTACTGCTTAAAG ATATGACATTTATTCATGAGGGAAACAAGAACTACACTGATAAACTGGTCAACTTTGAGAAAATG cGCATGATTGCCAGAACATTGAAGACAGTTCGAGAGTGTCGAAGTCAACCTTACG TGCCTTCATCTCCGCAGAAAGGCTTGACAGAGAGAATGTTCTTGGATGCCCAAGTTATCCGACTATCAACAT ATTCAGACCAGTCCCTGACCCTGCGCAATGCAGTCAACATAAGACAGTACATCCAGAACCTCAAAGTGATTGACAATCAGAAGATACTGACTCTACTTTCCAGAGCCATAGAGCGCTGA
- the rapgef3 gene encoding rap guanine nucleotide exchange factor 3 isoform X2: MHLFRSYKYQVFSDRCTSEETPQIRGISWTPLPEAVDTQDTIKQFLSDRILKAARVVYSTLMERNPGLIRDRKHHLKTYRQCCSGKELVDWLMKLNDCFQSRSQAVGMWQVLVDEGILSHVKQEFNFHDKDTQFYRFMEAEFDLNHTSNDKDSKDEELQESLALLIQMGPDALLTMILRKCPSQRTPEELEVIYEELLHVKAVAHLSTSVRKELAAVLVFESHAKAGTVLFSQGDKGTSWYIIWRGSVNVITHGKGLVTTLHEGEDFGQLALVNDAPRSATIILREDNCHFLRVDKLDFIRILKDVEANTVRLEEHGKVVLVLEKSSAQDSTYQGGSASSNKYTVMSGTPEKILEHMLETIKLETNGTDFIEPSVTDFLLTHPVFMPYSQLCAALQHHYQAEPSEGTDLEKAAYALNTKQKVVKLVAHWVALYGLLLRDNPVASEFLENFREGVMADTRLSSILREQLRDRRKTKITENGCHTLTKLNQKFDWFSAHEEPVGKLRSIKAQDKVLYEIFKADLKAVTVMLPVDASVSDILTTLVDPERDYVLVKMNSSGDRVQLKLETTAVSASLGVNEKLFFCTASKVEQLTPVKEQLGPEKSTMDTLEQMCSKDMASQHTSYDWELFMAMHEVELVYFVFGREKFPGATTANLERFVRRFNEVQYWVVTEMCLCKDLVKRAILLKKFIKMAVVLKEQKNLNLFFAVMFGLSNSAVQRLNKTWERLPNKTKRIYCAYERLMDPSRNHRAYRLTVAKLSPPYIPFMPLLLKDMTFIHEGNKNYTDKLVNFEKMRMIARTLKTVRECRSQPYVPSSPQKGLTERMFLDAQVIRLSTYSDQSLTLRNAVNIRQYIQNLKVIDNQKILTLLSRAIER; this comes from the exons TTTTTATCCGATCGGATCCTGAAGGCTGCGCGAGTGGTTTACAGCACTCTGATGGAGCGTAACCCAGGCCTGATAAGAGACAGAAAACACCATCTTAAGACCTACAG ACAGTGCTGCAGTGGGAAGGAACTTGTGGATTGGCTAATGAAACTCAATGATTGCTTCCAGTCACGGAGTCAGGCAGTCGGAATGTGGCAAGTTTTGGTAGATGAGGGCATTCTGAGTCATG TGAAACAGGAGTTTAACTTCCATGACAAAGACACACAGTTTTACCGCTTCATGGAGGCAGAGTTTGACCTTAATCACACAAGCAACGATAAAGACTCCAAAGATGAAGAACTCCAAGAGAGTTTAGCGCTCCTGATCCAGATGGGTCCAGATGCTCTTCTGACTATGATACTGCGTAAATG CCCAAGCCAGAGAACTCCAGAGGAACTGGAAGTTATTTATGAAGAACTTCTGCACGTCAAAGCTGTGGCCCACTTGTCTACATCT GTTCGGAAGGAGCTGGCAGCAGTGCTGGTTTTTGAAAGCCATGCCAAGGCGGGAACAGTCT TATTCAGTCAGGGGGACAAAGGGACTTCCTGGTACATCATCTGGAGAGGCTCTGTTAATGTCATCACACACGGCAAG GGCTTGGTGACCACGCTCCATGAAGGAGAAGACTTTGGGCAGCTGGCCTTGGTGAACGACGCCCCTCGTTCTGCCACCATCATCCTGAGAGAGGACAACTGCCACTTCCTGCGGGTGGACAAGCTGGACTTTATACGTATCCTAAAg GATGTCGAGGCCAACACCGTCCGCCTGGAGGAACACGGTAAAGTGGTTCTTGTTCTTGAGAAGAGCTCTGCGCAGGACTCCACCTATCAGGGAGGATCAGCAAGCAGCAACAA GTACACAGTAATGTCAGGAACGCCAGAGAAGATCCTAGAACACATGCTGGAGACGATTAAACTGGAAACCAATGGCACTGATTTTATAG AACCCAGTGTGACTGACTTCCTCTTAACACATCCAGTCTTCATGCCCTACAGCCAGCTCTGTGCAGCCCTCCAGCATCA CTACCAAGCGGAGCCATCAGAAGGTACAGACCTGGAGAAGGCAGCGTATGCTCTCAACACCAAGCAGAAGGTTGTGAAACTGGTGGCTCACTGGGTGGCTCTGTACGGTCTGCTCCTGAGGGACAATCCTGTGGCCTCCGAATTCCTGGAG AACTTCAGGGAAGGGGTGATGGCTGACACGAGACTTTCCAGCATTCTCAGAGAACAGCTGAGAGACAGAAGAAAGACAAAAAT AACCGAAAATGGATGTCACACTCTGACGAAG CTGAACCAAAAGTTTGATTGGTTTTCTGCTCACGAAGAGCCGGTGGGGAAATTACGGTCGATTAAAGCTCAAGATAAAG TGTTATATGAGATCTTTAAAGCGGATCTTAAGGCTGTCACTGTGATGCTGCCGGTCGATGCTTCAGTGAGCGACATCTTGACTACATTAGTGGATCCTGAGAGAGACTATGTGCTGGTCAAGATGAATTCCTCAGGAG ACAGGGTCCAGCTCAAGTTGGAGACCACGGCGGTCTCTGCCTCTTTAGGAGTGAATGAGAAGCTTTTTTTCTGCACTGCCAGCAAAGTGGAACAACTG ACACCGGTGAAAGAGCAGCTGGGGCCAGAGAAGAGCACcatggacactctggagcagatGTGCTCCAAGGACATGGCCAGCCAGCACACCAGCTACGACTGGGAGCTCTTCATGGCCATGCATGAG GTGGAGTTGGTCTACTTCGTTTTCGGACGGGAGAAGTTCCCTGGAGCCACGACGGCTAATCTTGAACGGTTTGTGCGTCGCTTCAATGAGGTTCAGTACTGGGTGGTGACGGAGATGTGTCTCTGTAAGGACCTGGTCAAGAGAGCCATACTACTCAAGAAGTTCATCAAGATGGCTGTTGT TCTTAAAGAGCAGAAGAACCTGAACTTGTTTTTCGCAGTGATGTTCGGGCTCAGTAACAGCGCTGTACAAAGGCTCAATAAAACATGGGAG AGACTTCCAAATAAAACCAAGAGGATCTACTGTGCATATGAAAGACTGATG GATCCATCCCGTAACCACAGGGCCTACAGACTGACTGTAGCCAAACTCAGCCCTCCATATATCCCCTTCATGCCTCTACTGCTTAAAG ATATGACATTTATTCATGAGGGAAACAAGAACTACACTGATAAACTGGTCAACTTTGAGAAAATG cGCATGATTGCCAGAACATTGAAGACAGTTCGAGAGTGTCGAAGTCAACCTTACG TGCCTTCATCTCCGCAGAAAGGCTTGACAGAGAGAATGTTCTTGGATGCCCAAGTTATCCGACTATCAACAT ATTCAGACCAGTCCCTGACCCTGCGCAATGCAGTCAACATAAGACAGTACATCCAGAACCTCAAAGTGATTGACAATCAGAAGATACTGACTCTACTTTCCAGAGCCATAGAGCGCTGA